One Cryobacterium psychrophilum DNA segment encodes these proteins:
- a CDS encoding HAD family hydrolase, whose translation MTRPELVLFDLDDTLFAHREAVEDGILRHLAVVRGAFLAADPVAVQSLWRSLEEEHYHSYLAGVLDFHGQRRERSRDFAAAYGLRLTDTEATRWFERYFVHYRESWRLHADAMPCLDELAARIPGVRVGLITNGDRAFQSEKVHRVGLSDRVEHVIASGDLGYAKPDARIFRHACSVFGVAPGAAVYVGDRIRTDAIGAAEAGLAAVWIDRRAASVTEADSADAARLGVLRLAGLAPLAAALAP comes from the coding sequence GTGACACGGCCCGAACTCGTTCTCTTCGACCTGGACGACACTCTTTTCGCGCATCGCGAGGCGGTGGAAGATGGCATTCTGCGCCATCTCGCGGTCGTTCGTGGTGCGTTTCTCGCGGCGGATCCGGTGGCTGTGCAGTCGCTCTGGCGCAGCCTTGAGGAGGAGCATTATCACTCCTACCTGGCCGGGGTGCTCGACTTTCACGGGCAGCGGCGGGAACGGTCGCGTGATTTTGCGGCGGCCTACGGTCTGCGGCTCACCGATACCGAGGCGACGCGCTGGTTCGAGCGCTATTTCGTGCATTACCGCGAGAGCTGGCGGCTTCATGCCGATGCCATGCCGTGTCTCGATGAGCTCGCCGCCCGTATTCCCGGGGTGCGCGTGGGGCTGATTACCAACGGGGACCGCGCGTTCCAGAGCGAGAAGGTGCACCGCGTGGGCCTCAGCGACAGGGTGGAGCATGTGATCGCGTCCGGCGACCTCGGTTACGCGAAGCCGGACGCGCGTATCTTCCGGCACGCGTGTTCCGTCTTCGGGGTGGCTCCGGGCGCCGCCGTATACGTGGGCGACCGGATCCGTACCGACGCGATCGGGGCCGCGGAAGCCGGACTGGCGGCGGTCTGGATCGACCGGCGCGCGGCATCCGTCACCGAGGCCGACTCCGCCGACGCCGCCCGGCTGGGCGTTCTTCGCCTGGCCGGCCTCGCTCCCCTCGCCGCCGCCCTGGCCCCCTGA
- a CDS encoding GNAT family N-acetyltransferase, whose translation MRLASASVVLDSLEATDAPLVLEYCQDPLFERYLTIPWPYRREHADGFIAEYVPEGWAGDTEYTWAVRGAARLPIAPPTPRGDPTALVDVVQPAPPAPPVELVELVELTLATPLLGVIGLRRPSPGVGAFGFWLGAPHRGLGLMQKAERLVIDWAFGAALVSTIQWECLVGNRASARTARAAGFTFLGRGPSASADRDGGHPLSWHAVLRTTDDRLVKPGWPSEIEAP comes from the coding sequence GTGAGGCTCGCATCGGCATCCGTTGTGCTCGATTCCCTTGAGGCAACGGATGCCCCACTCGTGCTCGAATACTGCCAGGACCCGCTCTTCGAGCGGTATCTGACGATCCCGTGGCCGTACCGGCGCGAGCACGCCGACGGCTTCATCGCCGAGTATGTGCCGGAAGGCTGGGCCGGAGACACCGAGTACACCTGGGCCGTGCGCGGCGCCGCGCGTCTTCCCATCGCCCCGCCGACCCCGCGGGGCGACCCCACCGCGCTGGTCGACGTGGTCCAGCCCGCCCCTCCAGCCCCGCCGGTCGAGCTGGTCGAGCTGGTCGAGCTGACCCTCGCCACGCCCCTCCTCGGCGTCATCGGTCTGCGCCGCCCATCCCCGGGCGTGGGGGCGTTCGGTTTCTGGCTGGGTGCACCGCACCGGGGCCTGGGCCTCATGCAGAAGGCCGAGCGGCTCGTGATCGATTGGGCGTTCGGCGCCGCCCTCGTGAGCACGATCCAGTGGGAGTGCCTGGTCGGAAACCGGGCATCGGCACGAACGGCTCGAGCGGCCGGTTTCACCTTCCTGGGCCGGGGGCCGTCGGCGTCCGCTGATCGCGACGGCGGGCATCCGTTGTCGTGGCATGCTGTGCTGCGAACCACCGACGACCGACTCGTGAAGCCGGGTTGGCCGTCGGAGATCGAGGCGCCGTGA
- the trpS gene encoding tryptophan--tRNA ligase: MTKTRLYSGMQPSAESLQIGNYIGALLNWKELQQTHDAFFSIVDLHAITVPQDPTALRENTRRTAAQYIAAGIDPSASTLYVQSHVAAHAQLAWVLNTITGYGEASRMTQFKDKSARHGADATTVGLFAYPTLMAADILLYQTSIVPVGEDQRQHVELTRDLAVRFNSRFGDTFTVPEVAIQKETAKIYDLQNPLSKMSKSAESHAGVIWMLEDSAVTRKKIMRAVTDTDGGVVFDRENKPGVANLLTIYSVLAERSTQSLEDEYAGRGYGDLKKGLAEVVTSTFDPIRARVQELLDDPAELDRLLAVNAAHAAEVADATLDTVFERVGFLRPR, translated from the coding sequence ATGACTAAAACACGCTTGTACTCGGGCATGCAGCCCTCGGCTGAATCGCTGCAGATCGGCAACTACATCGGAGCCCTCCTCAATTGGAAGGAGCTGCAGCAGACGCATGACGCGTTCTTCTCCATCGTCGACCTGCACGCCATCACGGTGCCACAGGACCCGACCGCGCTGCGCGAGAACACCCGGCGTACCGCGGCGCAGTACATCGCGGCCGGTATCGACCCCTCCGCCTCCACCCTCTACGTGCAGTCTCATGTGGCCGCACACGCGCAGCTCGCGTGGGTGCTCAACACCATCACCGGTTACGGTGAGGCGAGCCGCATGACGCAATTCAAGGACAAATCAGCCAGGCACGGCGCCGACGCCACGACGGTGGGCCTGTTCGCCTACCCAACGCTGATGGCGGCAGACATTCTGCTGTACCAGACGTCGATCGTGCCCGTCGGAGAGGATCAGCGCCAGCACGTGGAGCTGACGCGCGACCTCGCGGTTCGGTTCAACTCCCGCTTCGGTGACACGTTCACCGTGCCGGAGGTCGCCATCCAGAAGGAGACCGCCAAGATCTACGACCTGCAGAACCCCCTGTCGAAGATGTCGAAGTCGGCGGAGTCACACGCCGGGGTGATCTGGATGCTGGAGGACTCCGCGGTGACCCGTAAGAAGATCATGCGCGCCGTCACCGACACCGACGGCGGTGTGGTCTTCGACCGGGAGAACAAGCCCGGTGTCGCCAACCTCCTCACGATTTACTCCGTACTGGCCGAGCGGTCGACACAGTCCCTCGAGGACGAGTACGCCGGCCGCGGTTACGGCGACCTCAAAAAGGGCCTCGCCGAGGTGGTCACGTCGACGTTCGATCCGATTCGGGCGCGGGTGCAGGAGCTGCTCGACGACCCGGCCGAGCTCGACCGGTTGCTCGCTGTCAACGCCGCGCACGCCGCCGAGGTGGCCGACGCCACGCTCGACACCGTCTTCGAGCGCGTCGGCTTTCTGCGTCCCCGCTAG
- a CDS encoding exodeoxyribonuclease III, which yields MPSAKPLRIASINTNGVRAAYRKGMGDWLAARDVDILAIQEVRASIEDLEGLLGPDWNILHDAATAKGRAGVALASRKAATIHRVELGATDFDSAGRWLEADYEMNGRRITVVSTYVHSGETDTPKQVEKYKFLDAMLARMPELTAHSELAVVLGDLNVGHRTLDIKNWRGNKKHAGFLPEERAYFDAILGGEGDADYNTGGGLGWVDVGRKWAGEVEGPYTWWSQRGKAFDNDTGWRLDYHLATPALAASVTTYEVDRAAAYDERWSDHSPVVVDYAI from the coding sequence ATGCCTTCAGCCAAGCCCCTCCGTATTGCCAGCATCAACACCAACGGGGTTCGCGCCGCGTACCGCAAGGGGATGGGCGACTGGCTCGCCGCCCGTGACGTGGATATCCTCGCGATCCAGGAGGTACGAGCGTCGATCGAAGACCTCGAGGGTCTGCTGGGCCCGGACTGGAATATCCTGCACGACGCCGCCACGGCCAAGGGCCGCGCCGGAGTGGCCCTGGCGAGCCGTAAGGCCGCAACGATTCACCGCGTGGAGCTCGGTGCGACCGACTTTGACAGCGCCGGCCGTTGGCTGGAAGCCGATTACGAGATGAACGGCCGCCGGATCACGGTCGTGAGCACCTACGTGCACTCGGGCGAAACCGACACACCCAAGCAGGTGGAGAAATACAAGTTCCTCGACGCGATGCTGGCGCGGATGCCCGAACTCACCGCCCACAGTGAACTCGCCGTCGTTCTCGGCGACCTCAACGTGGGCCACCGCACCCTCGACATCAAGAACTGGCGCGGCAACAAGAAGCACGCCGGCTTTCTGCCGGAGGAACGCGCCTACTTCGACGCCATTCTGGGAGGCGAAGGTGACGCGGACTACAACACCGGCGGCGGCCTCGGCTGGGTGGATGTGGGACGCAAGTGGGCCGGAGAAGTCGAAGGGCCGTACACCTGGTGGTCCCAGCGCGGCAAAGCGTTCGACAACGATACCGGCTGGCGTCTGGACTACCACCTCGCCACCCCTGCCCTCGCGGCATCCGTCACCACCTACGAGGTCGACCGCGCCGCGGCCTACGACGAGCGCTGGTCCGACCACTCCCCCGTGGTCGTCGACTACGCAATTTGA
- a CDS encoding YihY/virulence factor BrkB family protein: MKPILAKITALRPVRVFAQFTDRGGSVLAGGMSFQAIFAVFAALWVGFSIAGLFVTNSPAITEQLYATINRSVPGLIGADGVIDPESLKTAGTTLRWTGAIALAGLLLTALGWLSTTSFAVRRMFGMPKQNAFILLLKARELVLGLLFGLALLLSALVSLASTAALDTLFGLVGISQQSIWYQATARSIGVALVLVIDSATLAALFRVLSRVRIPLRRLVVGSVFGGVALGVLKILGGTLLGGATRNPLLATFAVIIGLLIWFNLVSTVILLAASWISVGMSDAGIPPESRSADEKAAAKSKKEEQEQRAHVEAELTDARRAYVGFPWWRRSRATRRVREAVKAVKNLPPETPR, encoded by the coding sequence GTGAAGCCCATCCTCGCCAAGATCACCGCCCTGCGGCCCGTGCGCGTCTTCGCGCAATTCACCGATCGAGGCGGATCGGTGCTGGCAGGAGGCATGTCGTTTCAGGCTATCTTTGCCGTGTTCGCAGCACTCTGGGTGGGCTTCTCGATTGCCGGACTGTTTGTCACGAACAGCCCCGCCATCACCGAGCAGCTCTACGCCACGATCAACCGATCGGTACCCGGCCTTATCGGAGCCGACGGTGTGATCGACCCGGAGTCACTCAAAACGGCGGGGACCACCCTACGGTGGACGGGCGCGATCGCCCTCGCCGGGCTGCTCCTCACCGCCCTCGGATGGCTCTCCACCACCTCGTTCGCTGTGCGGCGCATGTTCGGTATGCCGAAGCAGAACGCGTTTATTCTCCTGCTGAAGGCGCGCGAGCTCGTACTCGGGCTGCTCTTCGGCCTCGCCCTCCTGCTCTCAGCGCTGGTGTCTCTGGCGAGCACGGCTGCCCTCGACACCCTGTTCGGCCTTGTCGGCATCAGCCAGCAGTCCATCTGGTACCAGGCCACCGCCCGAAGCATCGGAGTTGCGCTCGTGCTGGTGATCGACAGCGCCACGCTCGCAGCGCTGTTCCGGGTGCTCTCGCGCGTGCGGATTCCGCTGCGTCGTCTCGTGGTCGGCTCGGTTTTCGGCGGGGTCGCGCTCGGCGTGCTCAAGATCCTGGGCGGCACGCTCCTCGGCGGGGCGACCAGGAACCCGCTCCTCGCCACATTCGCCGTGATCATTGGGCTACTCATCTGGTTCAACCTCGTGAGCACAGTGATACTGCTCGCCGCCTCGTGGATCTCCGTGGGCATGAGCGACGCGGGCATTCCCCCTGAGTCCCGCAGCGCCGACGAGAAGGCCGCTGCCAAGTCAAAGAAGGAGGAGCAGGAACAACGGGCGCACGTCGAGGCCGAACTCACGGACGCGCGCCGCGCCTACGTGGGGTTCCCGTGGTGGCGACGCTCCCGCGCCACGCGCCGCGTACGCGAGGCGGTCAAGGCGGTCAAGAACCTGCCGCCGGAGACCCCTCGATAG
- a CDS encoding succinate dehydrogenase iron-sulfur subunit — protein MSTSTIDQPAVPETISSFTVTFNIRRFNPEADEEPHWQDFDVEMYPTDRVLDALHKIKWEQDGSLSFRRSCAHGICGSDAMRINGRNRLACKTLIKDLDITKPVYVEAIKGLPLEKDLIVDMEPFFDSFKEVQPFLVSQNAPKDGKERIQTVAQRARFDDTTKCILCAACTSSCPVFWTDGQYFGPAAIVNAHRFIFDSRDDNAAVRLDILNDQEGVWRCRTTFNCTEACPRGIQVTQAISEVKQAIMRGKV, from the coding sequence GTGAGCACTTCAACGATTGACCAGCCGGCCGTCCCCGAGACCATCTCGTCCTTCACGGTGACCTTCAACATCCGCCGTTTCAATCCCGAGGCCGACGAAGAGCCGCACTGGCAGGACTTTGACGTCGAGATGTACCCGACGGACCGTGTGCTGGACGCCCTGCACAAGATCAAGTGGGAACAGGACGGCTCACTCAGCTTCCGTCGCTCGTGCGCCCACGGAATTTGCGGCTCCGATGCCATGCGCATCAACGGCCGCAACCGCCTGGCGTGCAAGACCCTGATCAAGGACCTCGACATCACCAAGCCGGTGTACGTCGAGGCGATCAAGGGCCTCCCGCTCGAGAAGGACCTCATCGTTGACATGGAGCCGTTCTTCGACTCGTTCAAGGAGGTTCAGCCCTTTCTCGTGTCGCAGAACGCACCGAAGGATGGCAAGGAACGCATTCAGACCGTCGCGCAGCGCGCACGCTTCGACGACACGACGAAATGTATCCTCTGCGCGGCATGCACCTCGAGCTGCCCGGTGTTCTGGACGGACGGCCAGTACTTTGGTCCGGCCGCCATTGTGAACGCCCACCGCTTCATCTTCGACTCCCGGGACGACAACGCTGCCGTGCGACTGGACATCCTCAACGACCAGGAGGGCGTGTGGCGCTGCCGCACGACCTTCAACTGCACCGAAGCATGCCCGCGCGGCATCCAGGTGACCCAGGCCATCTCCGAGGTCAAGCAGGCCATCATGCGAGGCAAGGTCTAA
- the sdhA gene encoding succinate dehydrogenase flavoprotein subunit — MTSPASSTAPTASTVVDGVHYHQFDIVIVGAGGAGMRAAIEAGPNASTAVISKLYPTRSHTGAAQGGMAAALANVEEDNWEWHTFDTIKGGDYLVDQDAAEILAKEAIDAVIDLENMGLPFNRTPEGKIDQRRFGGHTRDHGKSPVRRACYAADRTGHMILQTLYQNCVKHGINFFNEYYVLDLVMTEVDGVDQPSAVVAMDLSSGELHVFQGKAFIFATGGFGKIYKTTSNAHTLTGDGVGIVWRKGLPLEDMEFFQFHPTGLAGLGILLTEGARGEGAILRNASGERFMERYAPTIKDLAPRDIVSRCMLKEVAEGRGAGPDKDYLYLDCTHLGAEVLETKLPDITEFARTYLGVDPVTDPVPVMPTAHYAMGGIPTNVKAEVWRNNETVVPGLYAAGECACVSVHGSNRLGTNSLLDINVFGKRAGINAVEYVKTANFVPLPKDPAKGVRDLVEGIRSSTGTERISVLRKILQEEMDKNAQVFRTDESLAGVTQTIHLLRERYKNIGVQDKGRRFNTDLLEAVELGFLLDLAEVVVYSARNRQESRGGHQREDFPTRDDEKYLKHTMAYLTGDPMSADAADHIALDWKPVVITRYQPMERKY, encoded by the coding sequence ATGACATCGCCCGCCTCTTCCACCGCGCCCACAGCGTCCACCGTCGTTGACGGAGTTCACTACCACCAGTTCGACATTGTCATCGTGGGAGCGGGTGGAGCCGGCATGCGTGCCGCCATCGAAGCCGGCCCCAACGCCAGCACTGCCGTCATCTCCAAGCTTTACCCCACCAGGTCCCACACCGGGGCAGCACAGGGCGGCATGGCCGCCGCGCTCGCCAACGTGGAGGAAGACAACTGGGAGTGGCACACCTTCGACACGATCAAGGGTGGCGACTACCTGGTTGACCAGGACGCCGCCGAGATCCTGGCCAAGGAAGCCATCGACGCGGTCATCGACCTCGAGAACATGGGCCTGCCCTTCAACCGCACGCCAGAGGGCAAGATTGACCAGCGTCGCTTCGGTGGCCACACCCGTGACCACGGCAAGAGCCCCGTGCGTCGTGCGTGCTACGCCGCCGACCGCACCGGCCACATGATTCTGCAGACGCTGTATCAGAACTGCGTCAAGCACGGCATCAACTTCTTCAACGAGTACTACGTGCTCGACCTCGTGATGACCGAGGTTGACGGAGTCGACCAGCCGTCAGCCGTCGTCGCCATGGACCTCTCCAGTGGTGAACTGCACGTCTTCCAGGGCAAGGCGTTCATCTTCGCCACCGGCGGATTCGGCAAGATCTACAAGACCACGTCCAACGCGCACACCCTCACCGGTGACGGCGTGGGAATCGTCTGGCGCAAGGGCCTCCCCCTCGAGGACATGGAATTCTTCCAGTTCCACCCGACCGGGCTCGCCGGCCTCGGCATTCTGCTCACCGAGGGTGCACGCGGTGAAGGGGCAATTCTCCGCAACGCGTCCGGTGAACGTTTCATGGAACGTTACGCCCCCACCATCAAGGACCTCGCTCCGCGTGACATCGTCTCGCGCTGCATGCTCAAGGAGGTCGCGGAGGGTCGCGGCGCCGGCCCAGACAAGGATTACCTGTACCTGGACTGCACTCACCTCGGCGCGGAGGTGCTGGAAACCAAGCTCCCCGACATCACCGAGTTCGCCCGCACCTACCTCGGCGTCGACCCGGTCACCGACCCGGTACCCGTCATGCCGACCGCACATTACGCGATGGGCGGCATCCCCACCAACGTGAAGGCTGAGGTCTGGCGCAACAACGAGACCGTCGTTCCCGGCCTCTACGCCGCCGGCGAGTGCGCCTGCGTCTCGGTGCACGGCTCGAACCGTCTGGGCACCAACTCGCTCCTCGACATCAACGTGTTCGGGAAGCGCGCCGGCATCAACGCGGTCGAGTACGTGAAGACGGCAAACTTTGTTCCGCTGCCGAAGGATCCGGCCAAGGGTGTTCGCGACCTGGTTGAGGGCATCCGCTCGTCCACCGGCACCGAGCGCATCTCCGTGCTGCGCAAGATCCTGCAGGAGGAGATGGACAAGAACGCCCAGGTGTTCCGCACCGACGAGTCTCTCGCCGGCGTGACCCAGACCATCCACCTGCTTCGTGAGCGTTACAAGAACATCGGTGTGCAGGACAAGGGCCGCCGGTTCAACACCGACCTGCTGGAGGCCGTCGAACTCGGCTTCCTGCTCGATCTGGCCGAGGTCGTGGTGTACTCCGCCCGTAACCGTCAGGAAAGCCGTGGCGGACACCAGCGCGAGGACTTCCCGACCCGTGACGACGAGAAGTACCTGAAGCACACGATGGCGTATCTCACCGGAGACCCGATGTCTGCAGACGCCGCTGACCACATCGCGCTCGACTGGAAACCGGTCGTCATCACCCGCTACCAGCCGATGGAGAGGAAGTACTAG
- a CDS encoding succinate dehydrogenase hydrophobic membrane anchor subunit, which translates to MTTTIDAPRSPYARTAKKRGANWEKWGWIYMRVSGVLLVVLIFGHLFVNLMIGEGINRLNFAFVAGKLANPFWQIWDVTMLWLALIHGGNGMRTLVNDYATNRTSRGILKYAILAAVVILIVLGTLVVFTFDACPAGAPADLLPSFCSSL; encoded by the coding sequence ATGACTACAACTATCGACGCCCCCCGCAGCCCCTACGCGCGCACCGCCAAAAAGCGCGGCGCGAACTGGGAGAAGTGGGGCTGGATTTACATGCGCGTCTCCGGCGTGCTCCTGGTCGTGCTGATCTTCGGCCACCTGTTTGTCAACCTGATGATCGGCGAGGGCATCAACAGGCTCAACTTCGCCTTCGTCGCCGGCAAGCTCGCGAATCCGTTCTGGCAGATCTGGGACGTCACCATGCTGTGGCTCGCCCTCATCCACGGTGGCAACGGCATGCGAACCCTCGTGAATGACTATGCGACGAACCGCACCAGCCGCGGCATCCTCAAGTACGCCATCCTCGCCGCCGTGGTCATCCTGATCGTGCTCGGCACGCTCGTGGTCTTCACGTTCGACGCCTGCCCGGCCGGCGCGCCCGCCGACCTCCTGCCTTCTTTCTGCTCGTCCCTCTAG
- the sdhC gene encoding succinate dehydrogenase, cytochrome b556 subunit, translating into MPNQSAGTLTSQQKTTSRRPAGTLYRGNEGMWSWVLHRITGVAIFFFLLVHILDTALVRLSPEAYNAVISQYQTPIMGLGEVALVAAIVFHAFNGLRIILIDFWNAKYQKVMFYVVIGLWVITMLGFAPRHLINVFSEH; encoded by the coding sequence ATGCCAAATCAGTCGGCAGGAACCCTAACATCTCAGCAGAAGACGACATCACGTCGCCCGGCCGGCACCTTGTACCGGGGCAACGAAGGCATGTGGTCATGGGTCCTGCACCGGATCACCGGTGTCGCGATTTTCTTCTTCTTGCTGGTCCACATTCTCGACACGGCATTGGTTCGCCTGAGTCCCGAAGCCTACAACGCGGTGATCTCGCAGTATCAGACGCCCATTATGGGTCTCGGTGAAGTAGCCCTCGTGGCCGCCATCGTGTTCCACGCGTTCAACGGGTTGCGGATCATCCTCATCGACTTCTGGAATGCCAAGTACCAGAAGGTCATGTTCTATGTGGTGATCGGACTCTGGGTGATCACGATGCTCGGTTTCGCTCCGCGCCACCTCATCAACGTGTTCAGCGAACACTAG
- a CDS encoding glycosyltransferase family 4 protein, producing the protein MRVALISESFLPTISGVTTSVCKVLEHLAGAGHEAIVIAPAGAPRHYAGFPVHTVPAIAYRQFPVGLPSPHVQRLLADFRPDVVHAASPFLLGAQGISAANRLDIPSVAIFQTDVAGYAARNRLGQATALAWRYVKWVHEGATRTLVPSSASMRDLERMHVPNLALWTRGVDLVGFHPNRKNSPDVTALRQKIAPNHEVIVGYVGRMAPEKQVERFRALRGISGIRLALVGDGPSEPQIARALEGMPVTWLGRLAGSELSTAYASFDIFVHAGTEETFGQTLQEAHAAGLPVVAPAAGGPLDLVTHGENGYLFIPDDERDLRRCVERLVRDPSVRNRMGEAGRRTVLGRSWPTVCDVLMGHYEDVIDERAAIRSMTAIPLYLQR; encoded by the coding sequence ATGCGGGTCGCACTCATCAGCGAAAGTTTCCTTCCCACCATCAGCGGAGTCACGACCAGCGTGTGCAAGGTGCTTGAGCACCTTGCCGGGGCCGGTCACGAGGCCATCGTCATCGCGCCGGCGGGCGCGCCCCGCCACTATGCGGGATTTCCCGTGCACACCGTGCCCGCCATCGCCTACCGGCAGTTCCCGGTGGGACTCCCGAGTCCGCACGTGCAACGTCTGCTCGCCGATTTCCGTCCCGACGTGGTTCACGCGGCGAGCCCCTTCCTGCTCGGCGCCCAAGGCATCTCGGCCGCGAACCGGCTCGATATCCCCTCCGTCGCCATTTTCCAAACGGATGTTGCCGGCTACGCCGCGCGCAACCGCCTCGGCCAGGCGACCGCCCTCGCCTGGCGCTATGTCAAGTGGGTTCACGAGGGGGCCACGCGCACGCTCGTACCCTCGTCCGCGTCGATGCGCGACCTTGAGCGAATGCATGTTCCCAACCTGGCGCTGTGGACCCGCGGGGTCGACCTCGTGGGTTTTCATCCGAACCGCAAGAACTCGCCAGACGTAACCGCCCTCCGGCAGAAGATTGCCCCCAATCATGAGGTCATCGTGGGCTACGTCGGACGCATGGCACCCGAGAAGCAAGTGGAACGGTTTCGCGCACTGCGCGGGATCTCGGGCATCCGCTTGGCACTCGTGGGCGATGGACCGTCGGAACCGCAGATCGCGAGGGCGCTCGAAGGTATGCCCGTCACCTGGCTTGGTCGTCTCGCCGGTTCCGAACTCTCCACGGCCTATGCCAGCTTTGACATATTCGTGCACGCGGGAACGGAAGAGACCTTCGGTCAAACGCTGCAGGAAGCCCACGCCGCGGGGCTGCCGGTGGTGGCGCCTGCCGCGGGTGGTCCCCTCGACCTCGTGACTCACGGCGAGAACGGTTACCTTTTCATTCCCGACGACGAGCGCGACCTGCGCCGTTGCGTGGAGCGGCTCGTGCGCGATCCCTCCGTGCGCAACCGAATGGGCGAGGCCGGGCGACGCACGGTTCTCGGACGTTCCTGGCCGACGGTGTGCGACGTACTGATGGGTCACTACGAGGACGTAATCGACGAGCGCGCAGCCATTCGGTCAATGACCGCAATTCCTCTATATTTGCAGCGCTGA
- a CDS encoding mannose-1-phosphate guanylyltransferase — MPKIPAALDRFYSVIPAGGIGSRLWPLSRADAPKFLHDLTGSGQTLLRDTWDRLVPVAGNQRVMVVTGRAHRAAVERQLPELRDPNVVLESEPRDSTAAIGLAAAILERREPGVIIGSFPADHVISGESLFRAAVTEAVVAADAGYIVTIGIRPTEPSIGFGYIKSNGALDIPGAESALSVDSFVEKPDPEVAEQYLTEGTYLWNAGMFISRADRLLEAIGESEPELLAGLLELAEAWDTPRRGAVVDRVWPALKKIAIDYSVAEPAAAAGRLVVIPGQFEWDDVGDFASIAKLHSGGRKANLAILGEGARVLADSSSGIVVSHTGRMIALIGVEDIVVIDTPDALLVTTSANAQKVKSVVDALKLSGSSDVL; from the coding sequence ATGCCGAAGATTCCCGCCGCCCTCGACCGCTTCTACAGTGTGATTCCGGCGGGCGGGATCGGATCGAGGCTCTGGCCGCTCTCCCGGGCCGACGCGCCCAAGTTCTTGCACGACCTCACCGGTTCCGGCCAGACGCTGCTTCGCGATACCTGGGACCGGCTCGTGCCCGTGGCCGGAAACCAGCGCGTCATGGTCGTCACCGGACGTGCACACCGAGCCGCCGTGGAACGCCAGTTGCCTGAGCTGCGCGACCCCAACGTCGTTCTCGAGAGTGAGCCCCGTGACTCGACGGCGGCCATCGGCCTCGCGGCCGCCATCCTGGAACGCCGCGAACCGGGAGTGATCATCGGCTCGTTCCCCGCCGACCACGTCATCTCCGGGGAATCCCTGTTCCGTGCCGCGGTGACCGAGGCCGTGGTCGCGGCCGACGCCGGGTATATCGTCACGATCGGCATCCGCCCCACCGAGCCGTCGATCGGTTTTGGGTACATCAAGAGCAACGGCGCTCTCGACATCCCGGGGGCGGAGAGCGCCCTGTCGGTTGACTCCTTCGTAGAAAAGCCCGATCCCGAGGTGGCCGAGCAGTACCTCACCGAGGGGACGTACCTCTGGAATGCCGGGATGTTCATTTCTCGCGCGGACCGTCTGCTCGAGGCGATCGGCGAGAGCGAGCCGGAGTTGCTCGCCGGGCTGCTCGAACTTGCCGAGGCGTGGGACACCCCGCGCCGGGGCGCGGTCGTTGACCGTGTGTGGCCGGCACTGAAGAAAATTGCCATCGACTACTCGGTGGCCGAGCCCGCCGCCGCTGCCGGACGACTCGTGGTGATTCCCGGCCAGTTCGAGTGGGACGACGTGGGCGATTTCGCCTCCATCGCCAAACTGCACTCCGGGGGGCGCAAGGCCAACCTCGCCATCCTCGGGGAGGGCGCCCGCGTACTCGCCGACTCAAGCAGCGGAATTGTTGTGAGCCACACCGGCCGCATGATCGCGCTCATCGGCGTGGAAGACATCGTCGTGATCGACACCCCCGATGCCCTTCTCGTCACGACGAGCGCCAACGCCCAGAAGGTCAAGTCCGTCGTCGACGCGCTGAAGCTGTCGGGCAGCAGCGACGTGCTTTAG